A window of Lentibacillus sp. Marseille-P4043 contains these coding sequences:
- the hemW gene encoding radical SAM family heme chaperone HemW, translated as MIQSAYIHIPFCQQICHYCDFTKFFYNEKLADEYMEALANEINVNVNGKNNRVKTIFIGGGTPTALNITQLRQLLELVNEKFDVQNCEEYTIEANPGDFDAEKIKLLRDFGVKRISLGVQVFDDKMLEEIGRLHKVKDVYQTIDALHQQNFSNISIDLIYALPNQTLENFRHTLDEAVQFDLPHYSTYALQIEPKTVFYQRYHKGKLHRPPQETEVEMYEILRNTMRQNGNLQYEISNFAKPGFESKHNLTYWNNEYYYGFGAGAHGYMPGVRTGNIRPLPHYVKQAMEDGKPILNTERIGLKEQVEEEMFLGLRRLAGVSKATFTKKFGFSMDALYKSAIDQLVNRGLLANMEDRICLTDQGLLFGNDVFEQFLLDDDILVHLR; from the coding sequence TTGATACAATCTGCATATATCCATATACCATTTTGTCAGCAAATCTGTCATTATTGTGATTTTACGAAGTTTTTTTATAATGAAAAACTGGCAGATGAATATATGGAAGCATTAGCTAATGAAATAAATGTGAATGTTAACGGAAAGAATAATAGGGTAAAGACAATTTTTATTGGTGGTGGTACGCCGACAGCTTTAAACATAACCCAATTACGTCAATTGTTGGAGTTGGTTAATGAAAAATTTGATGTGCAAAACTGTGAAGAATATACTATCGAAGCGAACCCTGGTGACTTTGATGCTGAGAAAATAAAGCTACTACGAGATTTCGGTGTTAAACGCATATCACTTGGTGTGCAAGTTTTTGATGATAAAATGCTTGAAGAAATTGGTCGTTTGCACAAAGTAAAAGATGTCTATCAAACAATTGACGCGCTGCATCAGCAGAATTTTTCCAATATCAGTATTGATTTAATTTATGCACTTCCAAACCAAACGTTGGAAAATTTCCGGCACACATTGGATGAAGCAGTTCAATTTGATTTACCGCATTATTCAACTTACGCATTACAAATTGAGCCTAAAACTGTATTTTACCAACGCTATCATAAGGGGAAGCTACATCGACCACCACAAGAAACGGAAGTGGAGATGTATGAAATCTTGCGCAATACGATGCGTCAAAATGGAAACTTGCAATATGAAATAAGCAATTTTGCCAAGCCGGGTTTTGAAAGTAAGCATAATTTAACGTATTGGAACAATGAATACTATTATGGTTTTGGGGCGGGTGCCCATGGATATATGCCAGGGGTGCGGACGGGAAATATTAGACCACTGCCTCACTATGTTAAACAGGCGATGGAAGATGGGAAACCGATTCTAAATACCGAGCGTATTGGATTAAAGGAACAGGTTGAGGAAGAGATGTTCTTAGGTTTACGAAGACTAGCAGGTGTAAGTAAAGCGACATTTACTAAAAAGTTTGGCTTTAGTATGGATGCGTTATATAAATCTGCCATTGATCAGCTTGTGAATAGAGGATTGCTTGCTAATATGGAAGATAGAATTTGCTTGACTGATCAAGGATTACTATTTGGTAATGATGTATTTGAACAATTTTTATTGGATGATGATATTTTAGTTCATCTTCGTTGA
- the hrcA gene encoding heat-inducible transcriptional repressor HrcA yields the protein MLTERQVLILQVIIDDFIQTAQPVGSRAISKKGNIPYSPATIRNVMADLEDMGFLEKTHSSSGRIPSEQGYRYYVDNLLSPQIAREDVNVIRHVIQDGFFEFEQIVQKSAEVLSDLTNYTSIILGPEIFEAKLKQIQIVALTPQTAVAILITNTGHVEHRSFSIPKEINAADLEKMVNILNDRLYGVPIVRLHEKLNSEVLELMKRYVNDFEKSYDYLKAAFFNEYPAKLYIGGKTNMLMQPEFKDIEKVRSFYTMMEKEEEIANLLKSKTDGIKVTIGHENKVEAIKDLSLITATYHLGDEQMGTIALLGPTRMEYKKVIALLNVLSTEMTEALYIWYKNND from the coding sequence ATGTTAACAGAAAGACAGGTATTGATTCTACAGGTCATTATTGATGATTTCATCCAGACAGCGCAGCCAGTTGGTTCTCGTGCGATTTCTAAAAAAGGAAACATCCCCTATAGTCCAGCTACCATTAGAAATGTGATGGCGGATTTAGAAGACATGGGATTTTTGGAAAAAACACATTCCTCATCTGGTCGTATCCCTTCAGAGCAAGGGTACCGTTATTATGTCGACAATTTGTTATCACCACAAATAGCGCGGGAAGATGTGAATGTGATAAGGCACGTCATTCAGGATGGCTTTTTTGAATTCGAGCAAATTGTTCAAAAGTCCGCTGAAGTGCTGTCTGATTTGACAAATTATACGTCGATTATTTTAGGCCCTGAAATATTTGAGGCGAAATTAAAACAAATTCAAATTGTTGCGTTAACACCACAAACAGCTGTGGCGATTTTGATTACGAACACAGGGCATGTTGAGCATCGATCATTTTCTATACCGAAAGAAATTAATGCCGCAGATTTGGAGAAAATGGTGAACATATTAAATGATCGTCTTTATGGTGTGCCAATCGTTCGCTTGCATGAAAAGTTGAATAGCGAAGTATTGGAGCTAATGAAGCGGTATGTAAATGATTTCGAGAAGTCATATGACTACTTGAAAGCTGCTTTTTTCAATGAATATCCAGCAAAATTATATATCGGTGGTAAAACCAATATGTTAATGCAACCCGAATTTAAGGATATTGAAAAAGTCCGCTCATTCTATACGATGATGGAAAAAGAAGAGGAAATTGCTAATCTGTTAAAATCGAAAACAGATGGTATCAAAGTAACCATTGGGCATGAAAACAAGGTGGAGGCAATTAAGGATTTAAGTTTGATAACAGCTACCTATCATTTGGGTGATGAACAGATGGGGACCATCGCATTACTTGGTCCAACAAGAATGGAGTATAAAAAGGTGATTGCTTTATTAAACGTTTTATCAACCGAAATGACAGAAGCATTGTATATCTGGTATAAAAACAATGATTAA
- the grpE gene encoding nucleotide exchange factor GrpE codes for MADHNNETKEFTEAEPEITEVIDEEDEKVEEQILDSDESKMETLKVEMENVKQEKDDLYQKLLRSQAEFENFKKRSQKEKEKERKYKSQDLVNELLPALDNFERALNQEVTEANKSFVEGITMVYNQLKDALKNQGVEEIEAVGKTFDPNLHHAVMQIEDDEMEPNSVVEELQKGYILKDRVIRPAMVKVNK; via the coding sequence ATGGCAGATCACAATAATGAAACAAAAGAATTTACAGAAGCAGAACCTGAAATCACCGAAGTAATCGATGAAGAAGATGAGAAGGTTGAAGAGCAGATATTAGACTCTGATGAAAGTAAAATGGAAACATTAAAAGTGGAAATGGAGAACGTAAAGCAAGAAAAAGATGACTTATATCAAAAATTGTTACGAAGTCAGGCAGAATTTGAGAATTTTAAAAAACGTTCGCAAAAAGAAAAAGAAAAAGAACGAAAATATAAATCTCAAGATTTGGTAAATGAACTTTTACCTGCTTTGGATAACTTCGAACGTGCTCTGAATCAAGAAGTTACCGAAGCAAATAAAAGTTTTGTAGAAGGAATTACCATGGTTTACAACCAGTTGAAGGATGCATTAAAAAATCAAGGTGTAGAAGAAATTGAAGCAGTTGGAAAGACCTTCGATCCCAATTTACATCACGCTGTTATGCAAATTGAAGATGATGAAATGGAACCTAATAGTGTTGTAGAAGAATTGCAAAAAGGGTATATCCTAAAAGATCGCGTTATTCGACCTGCAATGGTTAAAGTGAATAAATAA
- the dnaK gene encoding molecular chaperone DnaK, producing MSKIIGIDLGTTNSCVSVMEGGEAVVIPNPEGNRTTPSVVAFKNGERQVGEVAKRQAITNPNTIQSIKRHMGTDYKVKIEDKDYTPQEVSAIILQHIKSYAEDYLGETVDKAVITVPAYFNDAERQATKDAGKIAGLEVERIINEPTAAALAYGIDKDDQDQTILVYDLGGGTFDVSILDIGDGTFEVVSTAGDNRLGGDDFDEVIINHLVKEFKKENGIDLSKDKMAMQRLKDAAEKAKKDLSGVTQTQISLPFITAGEAGPLHLEMNLTRAKFDELSTELVERTMVPTRKALKDADLSANEIHKVILVGGSTRIPSVQEAIKREIGKEPSKGVNPDEVVALGAAIQAGVLQGDVKDVVLLDVTPLSLGIETMGSVSTKLIERNTTIPTSHSQVFSTAADNQTAVDIHVLQGEREMAADNKTLGRFQLTDIPPAPRGVPQIEVSFDIDANGIVNVRAKDMGTNKEQSITIKSSSGLSDEEVEQMVHEAEENAEADKKRREEVELRNEADQLIFTTDKTIKDLGDKVSDEEKQKAEEAKEELKKAIESDDLDQIKEKKEALQEQVQQLSVKMYEQMQQEQQAAQGQEGQNGDDDVVDADYKEVDDEEDKK from the coding sequence ATGAGCAAAATAATCGGAATTGACTTAGGTACAACAAATTCATGTGTGTCAGTAATGGAAGGTGGAGAAGCTGTCGTTATTCCAAACCCTGAAGGAAACCGTACGACACCATCTGTAGTAGCATTTAAAAATGGGGAACGTCAAGTTGGGGAAGTAGCAAAGCGTCAAGCAATTACAAACCCTAATACAATTCAATCCATTAAACGTCATATGGGTACTGATTATAAAGTGAAAATTGAAGATAAAGACTATACACCACAAGAAGTTTCAGCTATCATTTTACAACATATTAAATCATATGCTGAAGACTATTTAGGTGAAACAGTCGATAAAGCAGTTATAACTGTTCCAGCTTATTTTAATGATGCTGAGCGTCAAGCAACAAAAGATGCTGGTAAAATTGCTGGATTAGAAGTAGAACGTATTATTAATGAACCTACAGCGGCTGCTTTGGCTTATGGTATTGACAAAGACGATCAAGATCAAACAATCCTTGTATATGACCTTGGTGGCGGTACGTTTGACGTATCTATTTTGGATATCGGTGATGGTACATTTGAAGTTGTTTCTACCGCTGGTGATAATCGTCTTGGTGGGGATGACTTTGACGAAGTAATTATTAATCATCTAGTAAAAGAATTCAAAAAGGAAAATGGTATTGATCTTTCTAAAGACAAAATGGCAATGCAACGATTGAAAGATGCAGCTGAAAAAGCGAAAAAAGATTTGTCAGGTGTTACACAAACACAAATTTCGCTACCATTTATTACAGCTGGCGAAGCTGGTCCGTTACATTTAGAAATGAATTTGACTCGTGCTAAATTTGATGAGTTATCAACGGAATTAGTTGAACGTACAATGGTTCCAACTCGCAAAGCACTTAAAGATGCTGATCTTTCTGCTAATGAAATCCATAAAGTTATTTTGGTTGGTGGATCAACAAGAATCCCATCTGTACAAGAAGCAATCAAACGTGAAATTGGTAAAGAACCATCAAAAGGTGTAAACCCAGATGAAGTTGTTGCGCTTGGTGCTGCAATTCAAGCAGGGGTGTTACAAGGTGATGTAAAAGATGTTGTATTGCTTGACGTTACACCACTATCATTAGGTATTGAAACAATGGGTAGCGTATCTACAAAATTGATTGAGCGTAACACAACAATCCCTACTAGTCATTCACAAGTATTCTCTACTGCTGCTGATAATCAAACAGCTGTAGATATCCATGTATTACAAGGTGAACGTGAAATGGCTGCGGATAATAAAACGCTTGGACGTTTTCAATTAACGGACATCCCACCAGCTCCACGCGGTGTACCACAAATCGAAGTATCGTTTGATATTGATGCTAACGGTATTGTAAATGTTCGCGCAAAAGATATGGGTACAAATAAGGAACAATCAATTACAATCAAATCTTCTTCCGGTCTATCAGATGAGGAAGTAGAACAAATGGTACATGAAGCAGAAGAAAATGCCGAAGCCGACAAAAAACGTCGTGAAGAAGTTGAATTACGCAACGAAGCAGATCAACTAATCTTTACTACCGACAAAACAATCAAAGATCTTGGCGATAAAGTATCGGATGAAGAAAAACAAAAAGCAGAAGAAGCAAAAGAAGAATTGAAAAAAGCAATCGAATCCGATGACTTAGATCAAATCAAAGAAAAGAAAGAAGCACTACAAGAACAAGTTCAACAGCTATCTGTTAAGATGTATGAACAAATGCAACAGGAACAGCAAGCAGCACAAGGTCAAGAAGGCCAAAACGGTGATGACGATGTTGTTGATGCGGACTATAAAGAAGTAGACGATGAAGAAGATAAAAAATAA
- the dnaJ gene encoding molecular chaperone DnaJ, whose protein sequence is MSKRDYYDVLGVGKDASKEEIKKSYRKLARKYHPDVNKEEDAADKFKEAKEAYEVLSNEQKRTQYDQFGHAGAQGQGFGGFGGGAQDFGGFGDIFDMFFGGGGRRRDPNAPQQGADLQYTMVLDFEEAIFGKETDINIPKEETCDTCEGSGAKPGTKTKTCSHCNGSGQLNMEQNTPFGKVVNRRVCHHCNGTGKIIPEKCNTCGGTGKVKKNKTIHISIPAGIDEGQQIRVSGKGEPGVNGGPAGDLYVVIKVKPHEFYEREGDHIYCELPVTFTQAALGDEIEVPTVHGKVMLKIPAGTQTGKIFRLKGKGAPNVRGYGYGDQHVQIRIVTPKKLTDRQKELLREFNEIGGNEATDEQEGSFFQRFKKAFKGD, encoded by the coding sequence GTGAGTAAGCGTGATTATTATGATGTCCTTGGCGTTGGCAAGGACGCATCAAAAGAGGAAATAAAAAAGTCTTATCGAAAATTAGCTAGGAAATATCACCCTGACGTGAACAAAGAAGAAGATGCCGCAGATAAATTTAAGGAAGCTAAAGAAGCGTACGAAGTTTTAAGTAATGAGCAAAAACGTACTCAATATGACCAATTTGGCCATGCAGGTGCACAAGGTCAAGGATTTGGTGGCTTTGGCGGTGGTGCGCAGGACTTCGGTGGCTTTGGTGACATTTTTGATATGTTCTTTGGTGGTGGCGGACGAAGACGAGACCCGAATGCCCCACAACAAGGAGCGGATTTACAATATACCATGGTCCTTGATTTTGAAGAAGCTATTTTTGGTAAGGAAACGGATATCAATATACCAAAAGAGGAAACATGTGATACTTGTGAGGGTTCGGGGGCAAAACCTGGCACGAAAACGAAAACATGTTCACATTGTAACGGTTCTGGACAACTGAATATGGAACAAAATACACCATTTGGTAAGGTTGTTAACCGCCGGGTATGTCATCATTGTAATGGTACAGGAAAAATTATTCCGGAAAAATGTAATACTTGTGGTGGGACTGGAAAAGTGAAGAAAAACAAGACCATTCATATCTCCATTCCAGCTGGTATTGATGAAGGGCAGCAAATTCGTGTATCTGGAAAAGGAGAACCAGGTGTGAATGGCGGTCCTGCAGGAGATTTATATGTGGTAATAAAAGTTAAACCGCATGAATTCTACGAGCGTGAAGGCGATCATATTTACTGTGAACTACCTGTTACATTCACACAGGCAGCACTTGGTGATGAGATTGAAGTTCCTACTGTGCATGGAAAAGTAATGTTAAAGATTCCGGCCGGCACACAGACAGGTAAAATTTTCCGTCTAAAAGGAAAAGGCGCTCCAAATGTCCGTGGTTATGGATATGGCGATCAACATGTACAAATACGTATTGTTACACCTAAGAAATTAACAGATCGGCAAAAAGAATTGCTTCGTGAATTTAATGAAATTGGTGGTAATGAAGCAACAGATGAACAAGAAGGATCTTTCTTCCAACGATTTAAAAAGGCCTTCAAAGGTGATTAA
- the prmA gene encoding 50S ribosomal protein L11 methyltransferase — protein sequence MKWSEICVHTTNEAIEPISNILHENGASGVVIEDPLDLVKERENEFGEIYDLDTSEYPEEGVYVKAYLPVNSFLGETVEEIKQAINNLMIYDIDLGRNNITLSEVKEEEWATAWKKYYKPVKISKKITITPTWEDYPPVASDELIIELDPGMAFGTGTHPTTVLSIQALEQYIKQDDMIMDVGCGSGVLSIASVLLGAQKVYAYDLDEIAVKSTKLNAKLNKLGQQIETKQNNLLDHVSKQADIIVSNILAEIIVRFIHDAWNNLKEDGLFITSGIIQAKKQMVKDQLQENGFTILEINEMEDWVSIVAKKPAQK from the coding sequence TTGAAATGGTCCGAAATATGCGTTCACACGACTAATGAGGCGATTGAGCCGATATCTAATATTCTTCATGAAAATGGAGCAAGTGGTGTTGTTATTGAAGATCCATTAGATTTGGTTAAGGAAAGAGAAAATGAATTTGGCGAAATCTATGATCTGGATACAAGTGAATATCCGGAAGAAGGTGTTTATGTTAAGGCTTACTTACCAGTAAATAGTTTCTTAGGTGAGACGGTTGAGGAAATTAAGCAAGCGATTAATAATTTAATGATTTATGATATTGATTTGGGTAGAAATAACATTACATTAAGTGAAGTAAAAGAAGAGGAATGGGCGACAGCATGGAAAAAATATTATAAGCCTGTTAAAATATCAAAGAAGATTACGATTACACCAACATGGGAAGACTATCCACCTGTAGCAAGTGATGAGCTAATCATCGAACTAGATCCTGGTATGGCATTTGGAACGGGCACACATCCAACAACGGTATTAAGTATTCAAGCGCTGGAGCAATACATTAAACAAGATGATATGATCATGGATGTTGGTTGTGGTTCTGGCGTCCTTAGCATTGCTTCTGTTTTACTTGGTGCTCAAAAGGTTTATGCGTATGATTTAGATGAAATTGCTGTTAAAAGTACAAAATTGAATGCAAAACTGAATAAACTAGGACAACAAATTGAGACCAAGCAAAATAATTTGTTGGATCATGTAAGTAAACAGGCCGATATTATCGTTTCCAACATATTAGCGGAGATTATTGTTCGATTTATTCATGATGCATGGAATAATTTAAAAGAAGATGGGTTATTCATCACATCTGGTATCATTCAAGCAAAGAAACAAATGGTAAAAGATCAACTGCAGGAAAATGGATTTACTATTTTAGAAATAAATGAGATGGAAGACTGGGTTTCTATTGTGGCAAAGAAACCAGCTCAAAAGTAG
- a CDS encoding 16S rRNA (uracil(1498)-N(3))-methyltransferase, producing the protein MQRYFIPATKWQGDKVIISGDDVHHITRVMRYKEGSKIICNNPGGNAAICVIDKLEHDYVQATIMEWLDENTELPVNVTIAQGLAKGDKFDFVLQKGTELGAAAFIPFQAERSVVVWDKKKTEKKMQRFEKIVKEASEQSHRNKIPEIREMMNVDVLIRESSNYDVLLFAYEEEAKTAEYQSFAAAVSSLKEQQNILVCVGPEGGFSLQEVDKLKEGGFSPVRLGPRILRTETAPLYVLASISYHFEELGCK; encoded by the coding sequence TTGCAACGCTATTTTATTCCGGCAACAAAATGGCAAGGCGATAAAGTTATTATTTCCGGTGATGATGTCCACCACATTACACGGGTAATGCGCTATAAAGAAGGTAGTAAAATAATATGCAACAATCCGGGTGGCAATGCAGCAATATGTGTAATTGACAAACTTGAACACGATTATGTCCAAGCAACGATCATGGAGTGGCTTGACGAAAATACTGAACTCCCTGTTAATGTTACGATTGCTCAGGGACTTGCAAAAGGAGACAAATTTGATTTTGTCCTGCAGAAAGGGACAGAATTAGGTGCAGCAGCATTTATTCCTTTTCAAGCTGAACGATCGGTTGTTGTCTGGGACAAGAAGAAAACAGAGAAAAAAATGCAGCGTTTTGAAAAAATTGTTAAAGAAGCAAGTGAACAAAGTCATCGCAATAAAATACCTGAAATAAGGGAAATGATGAACGTAGATGTACTTATCAGGGAAAGCAGCAACTATGATGTTTTACTGTTTGCCTATGAAGAAGAAGCGAAGACAGCCGAATATCAGTCATTTGCAGCGGCTGTAAGTTCTTTGAAGGAGCAGCAAAATATTCTGGTATGTGTAGGTCCAGAAGGTGGATTTTCCTTGCAGGAAGTTGATAAATTAAAAGAAGGCGGCTTTTCTCCCGTTCGTTTAGGGCCACGTATTTTACGAACAGAAACAGCGCCGTTATATGTATTAGCAAGTATTTCTTATCATTTTGAAGAATTGGGGTGCAAATAA
- the mtaB gene encoding tRNA (N(6)-L-threonylcarbamoyladenosine(37)-C(2))-methylthiotransferase MtaB, with translation MPTVAFHTLGCKVNHYETEGIWNIFKENGYERVDFDRQSDVYVINTCTVTNTGDKKSRQVIRRAIRKNPESVVCVTGCYAQTSPGEIMEIPGVDVVVGTQNRKKMIDYIEEHQKTREPINGVTNIMKNRVFEEMDVPEFTDRTRASLKIQEGCNNFCTFCIIPWSRGLLRSRKPEDVLDQAQKLVDAGYKEIVLTGIHTAGYGEDLKDYNFAKLLQELETKVDGLKRIRISSIEASQITDEVIDVLDKSEKIVRHLHIPLQAGSDSVLKRMRRKYSSAYYKEKVEKIRKALPGLAITSDVIVGFPGETEEEFMETYNFVKDIGYSELHVFPFSRRTGTPAARMSDQVDDDVKNDRVHRMIELSDQLAKEYASDYENEVLEVIPEERMPDQDNPDLLVGYTDNYLKVVFSGSHDMVGKIVRVKITESGYPYNQGTFVRVMDDVTNDYISATS, from the coding sequence ATGCCAACAGTAGCCTTTCACACATTGGGCTGTAAAGTAAACCATTATGAAACAGAGGGTATTTGGAATATTTTTAAGGAAAATGGATATGAACGGGTAGATTTTGACCGACAATCCGATGTATATGTTATTAATACGTGTACTGTTACAAATACAGGGGATAAGAAAAGTAGACAAGTTATCCGTCGTGCTATTCGAAAAAATCCAGAATCGGTTGTTTGTGTAACTGGGTGTTATGCCCAAACATCTCCTGGAGAAATTATGGAGATCCCTGGTGTAGATGTTGTAGTGGGGACGCAAAACCGGAAAAAAATGATCGATTACATTGAAGAACATCAAAAAACGCGTGAGCCAATTAATGGCGTCACTAATATTATGAAAAATCGTGTCTTTGAGGAAATGGATGTTCCTGAATTCACGGATAGAACACGGGCATCGTTAAAGATACAAGAAGGGTGTAATAATTTCTGTACATTTTGTATTATTCCGTGGTCACGCGGTTTATTGCGCTCTAGAAAACCAGAAGATGTACTTGATCAAGCTCAGAAGTTAGTTGATGCGGGGTATAAAGAAATCGTCTTAACTGGTATTCATACTGCAGGATACGGAGAGGACTTGAAGGATTACAATTTCGCCAAGCTTCTTCAAGAACTGGAAACAAAAGTAGATGGTTTAAAACGAATTCGTATTTCTTCAATTGAAGCAAGTCAAATTACCGATGAAGTAATTGACGTACTTGACAAATCGGAGAAAATTGTCCGTCACTTACACATTCCACTTCAAGCTGGTTCAGATTCAGTCTTAAAAAGAATGCGTAGAAAATATTCAAGTGCTTACTATAAAGAAAAAGTGGAAAAGATTCGTAAAGCATTGCCTGGCCTAGCTATCACATCAGATGTTATTGTAGGTTTTCCAGGTGAAACTGAGGAAGAATTTATGGAGACGTATAACTTTGTTAAAGATATTGGTTATTCCGAACTGCATGTTTTCCCTTTTTCAAGAAGAACAGGTACACCAGCTGCTCGAATGAGTGATCAAGTGGATGACGATGTAAAAAATGATCGTGTCCATCGTATGATTGAATTATCTGATCAATTGGCTAAAGAATATGCGTCAGACTATGAAAATGAAGTATTAGAAGTTATCCCAGAAGAACGCATGCCTGATCAAGATAATCCAGATTTACTTGTTGGGTATACAGATAATTATCTAAAAGTAGTTTTCTCGGGCAGTCATGACATGGTTGGTAAAATTGTCCGCGTAAAAATCACGGAATCAGGATACCCATATAATCAAGGAACGTTTGTGCGAGTTATGGATGATGTGACAAATGATTACATTAGTGCCACTTCTTAA
- the deoC gene encoding deoxyribose-phosphate aldolase yields the protein MGKDLAKYIDHTQLKPDTTKDKITQIIEEAKENHFASVCVNPYWVSYCHENLKDTEVKVCTVIGFPLGATTTEAKVFETGQAIKDGATEVDMVINIGQLKSNNDDAVKRDIEAVVSAAKGNALTKVIIETALLTDDEKVRACKLAKAAGADFVKTSTGFSGGGATVEDIKLMRETVGNEMGVKASGGVRDLASTKAMIDAGATRIGASAGVDIIAGNQGNSDY from the coding sequence ATGGGAAAAGATCTAGCAAAATACATTGACCATACACAATTAAAGCCGGATACAACAAAAGATAAAATCACCCAAATTATTGAAGAGGCAAAAGAAAATCATTTTGCTTCTGTTTGCGTCAATCCATATTGGGTATCTTATTGTCATGAAAATTTAAAAGATACAGAAGTAAAAGTTTGCACAGTTATCGGTTTTCCGTTGGGTGCTACAACGACAGAAGCAAAAGTGTTTGAAACTGGTCAAGCAATTAAAGATGGGGCTACTGAAGTTGATATGGTGATTAACATTGGCCAATTGAAATCAAATAATGATGATGCCGTAAAACGTGATATTGAAGCAGTTGTTTCAGCCGCTAAAGGAAACGCGTTAACAAAGGTAATTATTGAGACAGCATTGCTAACTGATGATGAAAAAGTTCGTGCGTGTAAATTGGCAAAAGCAGCAGGTGCGGATTTTGTGAAGACATCCACCGGTTTTTCTGGTGGTGGTGCAACCGTTGAAGATATCAAATTAATGCGTGAAACAGTAGGTAATGAAATGGGAGTAAAAGCCTCTGGGGGTGTGCGTGATTTAGCATCAACAAAGGCGATGATTGATGCCGGAGCAACGCGAATTGGTGCTAGTGCCGGTGTTGATATCATAGCGGGAAATCAAGGGAATTCCGATTACTAA
- the rpsU gene encoding 30S ribosomal protein S21, with the protein MSNTTRVRKNESLEDALRRFKRSVSKSGTLQEYRKREHYEKPSVKRKKKSEAARKRKF; encoded by the coding sequence ATGTCAAATACAACTCGCGTTCGTAAAAACGAGTCTCTTGAGGATGCTCTTCGTCGCTTTAAACGTAGTGTGTCAAAAAGTGGTACACTACAGGAATATCGTAAACGTGAACATTATGAAAAACCTAGCGTTAAGCGTAAAAAGAAATCGGAAGCTGCTAGAAAGCGTAAATTCTAA
- a CDS encoding GatB/YqeY domain-containing protein, with amino-acid sequence MTLLEQLNQEMKQAMKQKDKEKLSVVRMVKASLQNETIKLGKEQLSEDEELTILSRELKQRKDSLQEFKSAGRDDLVKKLEIEINILQEYMPKQLSDDELEAIVQSTIQEVNATSMHEMGKVMGAIMPKVKGKADGSKINMLVKKHLS; translated from the coding sequence ATGACATTGTTAGAACAGCTTAATCAGGAAATGAAGCAAGCAATGAAGCAAAAAGATAAAGAAAAGCTAAGTGTTGTTCGCATGGTTAAAGCTTCATTACAAAATGAAACAATTAAGCTCGGTAAAGAACAACTTTCTGAAGACGAAGAATTAACTATTCTGTCGAGAGAGTTAAAGCAAAGAAAAGATTCCCTCCAAGAATTTAAATCAGCTGGACGCGATGATCTTGTTAAAAAACTTGAAATTGAAATCAATATTTTACAGGAATATATGCCAAAACAGTTGTCAGATGATGAACTTGAGGCAATCGTTCAGTCGACGATTCAGGAAGTAAATGCAACATCAATGCATGAGATGGGTAAAGTGATGGGTGCGATTATGCCTAAAGTTAAAGGGAAGGCAGACGGCTCAAAAATTAATATGCTTGTGAAAAAGCATTTAAGCTAA